Part of the Prunus dulcis chromosome 8, ALMONDv2, whole genome shotgun sequence genome is shown below.
AACCCTATAAGTAATAATGTTGGACTTCACTAGAGAAATTGAGTAAACCTCAAATATATTGATTGAAAATAAGATGAATAAATTGACAAATACAACATCATGAGTTGGCTTAAATAGAAAGCAAAGAAACATTAAGACCGTAGGAAACTCTAGGTTTTATAATATTCCTAAACTTAactaacaagaaaataataaaaatcatagCTAAAATTATATTAGGAAAATAATATCCTAATAGATAACTTAttcttcaaaatataaaattaaacattaaattaaatacaaattttgATAGAATCATAATTGCTTCAAACTTCCTTAATCAATTAGAAAATTCGCCTTCCTTATTTTCCTATCACCATAATTGACATTTAATTGGAATTTTCCTCTCTCGCACAATTTCCTTCTAACTTTGAGCTACTTTATCTTAATAAATTTTTCACACCATAATTGATCCATATTTCGTCTCACATTACCTATATGCGTATATATGACCGATACAAGCATTGCTCATCAGTGATGTATATCAATATATGTATTACGCTACCCCAATGGATCTTTTGTCATCTATGATCTAACTAGTAAATTTCAACTTAGTTAATGCACGTCGAGTTAGTGACCCTCCTTCCTTCACTACTTTGCTTAGAGTAATGACAACATCCCATGATTTGTTTATTGTTTGGATCAGTTAATTAAGGGCCTTGTAACATAGATTTTCGGCCATTTGCTGGCAACACCAGTGGGTTACTTCCATGGTGTTTCACCTTCATTTCCACTCTCCTTCCTCAATTGGTATCTAATTCCCAATACAATCTAAACCATAATAGattaatagaagaagaaaaaaacgcATAAATCcttcgggaaaaaaaaaagtgagagTAAATACCTAAGGTTGACGAGCGGCAGCTGAGCCGGCTAACAAGCCGAGGTTCGCGCTTCCCGTTACCCGAAATTAACACGCTCAATTGCACGTGCAAGGACACACTACACACTATTTTGTAAAAGCTgaagttaaaaaataatattttgaccaaaaaaaaaaagataataaaaataaaaacagcaAAAAGCGACAAGAGCAAGGGCTCGCGTATATATAAACCAAGGTCCTTCCCAAATACGCCGTCCCACTCTCACTCCCAGTCTCCCCCCCCTCCCACTGATTTGTTATAACTCTCAACTACTCAAAACCACTTTGTTTTcgtgagagagaaacagaaacagagcAAGCGCATTCTTCCGCCATTAATGCCTCTCAGCAACAAAGCGTGAAACCTCTCATTCGCTTTTCCACGTTGCTCTCTCTTTTGCAAACATTCAAACAATCagaacctctctctctctctctccttcgcTATCTACAAGACTGTAACTATATCTTTTTTATATTGGCACAGTCGCTAATAGAGAGATGGAGCTAAGTAAGGTCACCTTAGAGATCTTCACGAAGCTTGAGCAGAAATGGCTCTCTCACTGCGAAACCACAAAGAAGACTCGGATTCTCAGCATTGATGGCGGCGGAACCACCGGCATTGTCTCCGGAGCAGCCTTGATCCACCTCGAGGATCAGATCCGCCTCAAGACCGGCGATTCTCACGCTCAAATCTCCGATTTCTTCGACCTCATTGCCGGAACCGGTATCGGAGCCGTCCTCGCCGCCATGCTTGTCGCCGACGACGGCTCCGGCCATCCTCTCTATACCGCCAGAGAAGCTGTGAACTCCATCGCAGGGAAAAACTCCGACTTGTTCAAGGTCAGGCTAGCTGGAGTTTTCCGCCGTCGCCGGAGATACTCAGGCAGCAGCATGGACAAGGCGTTGACCGAGTTGTTGACTAGGGAGGACGGCAAGGTCTTGACTCTCAAGGACACGTGTAAGCCTCTCCTGATTCCCTGCTACGACATGAAGAGCTCGGCCCCTTTCGTCTTCTCCCGAGCCGACGCCTCCGAGTCGCCGAGTTTCAACTTCGAGTTGTGGAAAGTCTGCCGCGCTACGTCAGCAACGCCAAGCGTCTTCAAGCCGTTCAGCCTGAGCTCCGAAGACGGAAAGACGTCGTGCTCGGCCGTGGACGGGGGTCTGGTGATGAACAATCCGACGGCGGCGGCTGTGACGCACGTGCTCAACAACAAGCGCGACTTCCCCTCCGTCAACGGTGTCGAGGACTTGCTGGTTTTGTCGTTAGGCAACGGCCCCTTAACCGGAGGTAAATCCCAAAGTAACGGCGAGTCGTCGGTCGTTGACATTGTGCTTGACGGAGTTTCCGAGACCATTGACCAAATGGTGGGGAACGCCTTCTGCTGGAACCGTACGGATTACGTGAGAATTCAggtatataaatttatataccggttatttttcttttgtttgattgcaatttgcagagagaaaaaaagtaaatatggtgtttgtttttgtgaCGGAGTGATTCTAACGGCGTTTTATTATGTGCGTGCAGGCTTTCGGATTGGGCAGCGAAGGGGTTGTGGGCCCTAGATCGGAGGAGGAAGTGAAGGTGTTGAAGGAGAGAGGGGTGGAGTCGTTACCGTTTGGCGGGAAGCGGTTATTGACGGAGACAAACGGAGATAGAATCGAGGGTTTCGTGCAACGCCTCGTGGCTTGTGGAAGAAGCAGTCTGCCACCTAGTCCCTGCAAGGATTCCGCCGTTAGCCCTCTCTCTAACGGCCATTAGTTAGCGttggtcttttctttttgtagtttttttctGGAAGTTGTAATTTTGTAAACCAAACTCAGGTTTTCACCGTAGCAAAGCTAGCAGCAGCTAAATAATAACCCTACCTGTTCAGTTCCCTGTCGAACACGCAAACCTTGTGCATCTTTAATTATTCAACTAAACGGCGcaattatgaatttatttttattaaaggACCACCGGAATATTGTGTCTACTCTCTTGCACCGAAGGTTAAATACTTTAAACCGAGGAAAATGGATACCTAACTTCTAATGTCCAGTGATGCAATCAattttctgtgtttttttgtaAATACAACTAGATGTTCCCATATTCAAATGATGAGATTAATCCCTGCTCGGAGTTCGGCTGGCCACAAAGTGCTTCTAACGGATTTCAAACTCCTGTCATTGAGGCACTAGATAGCTCGCCAGCTGAAGGTGACAATTTGCCAACCACACCACACCTTGTGGTTCCTATTTTAgtaaattaattttgtgctACTTTTATGTTATCAATTTTCTTAAACTTCTCAAACTATATATTTGAGGCATTATTGTTTATACAACACACCTCTGTGTGGCCTTTCTGTACGTCAGCTTTATGCCTTTCCCCCAAATTATTCGACTGTCAGGCTCGACCTCTATTctgtagttttcttttttcaaagctaaatacaaatataaatgatCACAAGAATCTGCCATGGGATGAATAATGTTGAACAAAATCTTGCCTGGTAGTAtacctttttttgtttctttgtttgtgtTGCACAATTCTTTCTCCAAAGCTTTGTTCTTTTGAGTTCAAGGACACTACAGAGGATGACCCATATTGACCATATTTCAAGGACCATCAACGGAGGGGTTAATAAGAAGCACGTTCGCCTTCCTATTAtatcttcttttaaaaatgcaAGTGGATTAATGTTAGAATCGGTCGTGCGTGCCAGTCATGACCGTTCATGTATGTGGAACTCACAATGCATCAGCACAACAGTCGTCTTGATTTATGCATGAACTATGGTACTCGGTTGTACTTCGGAAAGAGCCAACTATAGAGAGTAACCAAGGCAAATCCCTTTTGGATATTTTCGGCTACCAACAGAAACATGCAGTGATGTAGGaggcaaagaaaaaggaatcaAATCCAGTTAGTAGGCGAGAAAAAAGATGTATACTCAGTAACAAACACACCTTTCCTACTTCATCTTGTAAAATTTTAATGCTCACccaaaaaaagtaacaaaacaACCGACTTTCGATCactttcattaattttaacaTTTTGGCTCTGAATTTTACCCCATCCTAGTGTGAATTTTCTTCCCCTATTCCTTTTGGTAGGCAAATTAATTTGGTGTCATTTTCTCCTCTGTTTTCCTCTGTGGCTCTTTGCTCACTCACAGAGTAGCTGCTGctgcattattattatagtTGGAATATAGTTCCCAGTTTCTTACTGGGTTTTAATATGACAATAATGTCAATAAATAAGACAAGATTTACTGCTTAAAAAGGGAGTGCGATTGTGACTGTAGAGTAGGGTTTCAAGCCAAGCTGTGTTGATGTGGACTCAGTGGGCATCATCACATtgatagaagaagaaaaccagaATCCTATGGATTTCAGTCCAGTGTGCTTTCCAATTCCAGCGGCTTTCACAGCAACACGGTTTATAGGAATGTGAGGTTGGCCGTTGAGGGAGGGAGGAAGGGGGGGGACCTCAGCTAATTTTAGCACTGGATTTGTATGGCTAAGTAACACCAACACCAACACCAACAaccacattattattattattttcttccatGTATTTATTCTTTATATAAGAATTTGCACGTTTCCGGTATGTCTCTTTCTCGAGAAAAACTTCTCTATTCTCGTTCCATTACGCCTTGCACTTTTATCTGTATTCGAAAATGGAGAAGTTTCTTTCATTACTTAGCTCAAACTTTTATCATTGTACAATTTGTACAACTTTGCAACTTATGTAAATTGAGCTGTCATGGCCAAATACTTGGATCTTAGTaatatattggatattatTTTCCCATAATTGTctgattattattgttttctgCTGATTTGTGTCACATGAGATGGCTGATTTTGCTCTGCTAATtattacatataatatatattctgAATCTGAAATGTGAAAGATAGTGAGAGCAATACAATtcatataataattattttttctttcgcTGGCGGCTTGAAATTGGCTAATGTGGACGGCTCTGAATTACTTTTATCTGAAACAACCTGAAGCCGACAAGTTTGGGAAGTGAGTCCAATCTCAGGGGCCTTTTGGGCCAccacaattaattaaaaaacccCTCTTGTTTAGCTCATTGCTTAAGCTTATTTTGTTTCATGTGTACCAAACAAGTTGAAGAATCTACAGTACGTGGCTCGatgctttttctttcctgGTACGATATACATAAAGaaccaaattgaaaaaacaattagATTCATTAACAATGTTTATCATAAAGTTTTGGCCCTATATATAATCTTAATGctcttgcaagttgcaactcACAGGGTTGTAGGGTGACCCATATGATTAATTAAGCATCCTCTTAATCATGGAACCAAGATTaatatattactttttttcttaCCGGTAAAaagatactttttttttcatgccAATAACAGTTTTACATATATGACTTCATCATATATAATACACTGCTATTGACATGAATGTAGAAGTTCCTACTTACCTGAGGGAAGTATTTTCCATACTTCTGCCACTCTTAAGTTTTTAAAGATAGAttctgcttttttttctttcacttttgATAGTGGTCAATTAGaaatcataaattttgttGTAGGATCTTCTTTTAACTGATATGAGTTACTGGTTTCATATCaatgcttttttatttgatctAATTGAGAGTGctttgttttcctcttttggTAAAGCAGATTCTAAGCTTTAcatatttaatatatgtttccTTTATCCCTTCATATAATTTAAGTGGAGAAAGTGGGGGAGTTAGTTTAAGTGGGTGGTTGTTGTTGGCTATCTATAAATTCATAACCTATTTCCCTTCATATAATTTCATATAAAGAAATTAGAGAGTGTGTGTTGGTTTGGCCACATAAATATACTTACTCAAAAAGCATTGGAATAATAAAGAGAGTGAACTTGACTGCTcaagtttggtttggtgggcAATCTTATTCAATACAATGATCATGTAATCTTAGTGAATAACCCATTTGATTAAGACCTAAGCTACTCATAAAGAGGGAAagatttttactttttagtGAATAACCCATTTGATTAAGACCCAAGTTATACTTTTAAGAATCATATCCATTTCCATCATAACAAGCATTGAGAGAGACCCCCTCCTTTACTCAAAGGACTTTTAGTAAAGTTGTTAACATCAGTTACCTCTGTAGGCGAAGTTATTTACGTTTGAATTCCCCTGGCCAATATCATTTGTGTCGAAATATTAACCCATTAAGGAAGATCATTAGATATTAGTGATTATTATTACCTTTCTGTCAAAGTACCAGATGATATGTGTTTATGCATGAGGAATTGAAGGTGAGGCTCAGGGCTCCACCCACACCATTAACATCTCTGTATAGCTTTACCTGCGACTGTCTGATCAATTTTAACCAGCCTGTGCAGAAGGACacctaaataaataagaataatCCTTTTCTTCTGACCTTCTCCTTTAAATTTGTGAGCAACCACTGCCATtatatttaaacaaaaaactgGGAAAAAATATCTCACAAATTGAATgtaataaatatttgttttgttagaGAGCAACTCAAGATAAATCTTCCCATACCATTTTGATTGCTTCAATGAgctaatttcaaatttataattattcaGAGGGGCCAGATATAATATaaattgtcttcttcttcttcttgttaattattattgttctttttgtttcttgtgaAAGTACATGAAAACGCGTATGATCTTGTCCTTGGGTGGTAAAAACCCTGTTCAAAACGGAAAGACATTAGATTAGTTCAACCAAATCAATTCAGTCATGAACCAAACCAACCCAGAATTTACCAACCCAGATTCATTGCAGCTGGTCCCTGCTTGGTTTAATTCATTTACCTCTATAATAACTCGTTTTATGCAGACCTTATTGATACAATTTAATTCATGCCCACACGCTGATGTCGCTTTCTGTTTGTTAGGCATTTCCTGTGGCGCCTCACTTCAATATTATTGGAATTGGGTGGTTGTTTCTTGCATGTTGAtattttgagctcccatatgcATTGAATATTATCTGTATCATTCTTGATGCTTTCTCGTTCTTAGTATTCAAGAAAAACTTGAGTGGGAGTGAATGCATGCAAAAAATTTGATCGGATCACTATTAAAGACCCCCTTATCCTCGTTACAAATTCTTTTGAAAATATGAGCATAAAGTCTTTCATGAGTTATTAACTCAAAATATGTCAAGTCTCCCTgttgacaattttttttgatAGTTAATCtataaagattaaaaaaaggacTAAGATCTCCTTTGTAAGTCTTCAAAGAGACCTCGATATGCTCTGTTCCTGAGATAAGGTTGCCTTCCTTCCCCCTAAACTTTTgttcataaaaaaagaaaaagaaaaaaaacaaaaacaaaaaagaagggaaagtGATTAGCATGCAAGATCAGAGCAGATAGGTCTCTGTGATTAGGCCCAGACCAGATCAGACGGTGCCCATTCCTCCATGTTTCCAGTCCAGATCTCATGTAGACGTGTGCATCTCTCTCTTTGGAACCCTCGGTACTATTCAATCAAAAGCATATAGATTGCGATAAGATACTGTCTGCTTGGTTTTTACGTGATTATACATAAGCTCCCCCACTCATTTCAGTctttttgtcttcttcttcttcttcttcttccgtCTACAGTATCACGTACGACGAAGCAGCCTTGTCGTTGTCTTTACATTTACTTATTGGTCTTTCCGCATATCGTCTTAGCACTGCAATCCCTCTGCTTCATAATCAATTGCTTTCTGAatttgcatgcatgcatgtgtaTGGGACGGACGTACATGTCGTACGACACATCACACCACATCTCATCAAGCCACAAACCAATTCAATCCTCATTTTGATGATCAAGTAGTCGGTCGTTGATTTTTCCGGAATTTTAGTTTACAAATGGCATTATCGGCAATATAGGAAAATACTTACCCCCTTACATTTAACATCCGTTTAAATTTGTCCTTTTACAATTTTAACggattattttttcatatgtacgTCACACTGTGATTAATCaataatgaatatatatatatacagtcctgatcttttggactacaggagtccaagagatttatggtcactcatcgttggatgtaaattcaacggttcactcactcttgcattcctttttaaaaacttttttgaaccattggattaatatccaacggtgagtgaccaaaATCTCTTAAACTCCTGTAGttcaagagatcgggactgtatatatataaaaataaaatattttattaaaaattgcaTAGGGTTTGTGGTAATAATGAGTGGATATAAATCAAACCACTTGACATAGTAGAGACAAAGTACTTGTCATCCAAATTCCAGAGGAAGTGATTGATGGATATATGGATGGGGTATATTTCCAGCCTTTATACTATATATGTTGGAATCTCTTACTGCAAGTCCCAACTAAAATCCGAAAAATGCTTGATTGATAAATAGTCAGTTTTATGCTAGACGGGCGGTTCTTACATGGTGCAAGTAATGTTATTGTAAAGggtctttgaattttttttttactttatattatattatattaatagtATAAATACGTATagtatattaaaattatagcatttttatacataaaccaaattaaaatttgcagAATCAGTTGTCACGAGAGAATCCACAagacagagagaaaaacaagacCCCACCGCCACAGATAAAAAGTGAAAACCCCACGTTTAATTTGCTTTCATTTCCtcccatttctttcttttgtgctGTCTGTGTTTATGCAGAGATTCATATATATCTCTATCGATGCAATGGTCTACTGGCTCTGCTGAATTCCATGTCTGGATATCTTTGGGTTTGTGGCTTCAGCTTTCATCGTAAGGTGGACATGTGGCTCACATGCATGCGACGGTGCCTGGTTGACCACCACAATACTCATATCAGTGCCTTCGCGTGTGCACATATTTTTATGGTGCAACTTTTCAAAAGTTCCAACAACTAATTTCTTGAGTCAAACCATTGACGTTGAAATCATTAATTATATGAGTAATTACTTTAGATTTAATCGTACGTACTAATGATCGAATCGACTGTGGGACTGTGAAAAGATATCTTCTCTGGATTTCAAGGAAAGATTCTTAATTACATGCAATGCAGCTTAATCAAGGactaattaaaagttgattTAACCTAAACGATCTTTAGAGTAACAACATAAGGATGATGAAATTGGTGGGATTGGAGATGGATAGAGATCTCCCAACTACTATACTGCAAGTGCAGTGCAGGGTACAGCTAGATAGATAGTACTGTCCTGTCCGACTGTATTTGATCTAATCCTACAAATTAAGTTGGATTGTTACGCAACAGTACATGTCCTCACATGGCAACTAGCAATGCATAGTGTTCATGGATCGCATGGCTTCGTCCTCCTTGACTCTTCAAAAGTTTGAGGATCAAGGGTACTAGGCTAGGTAAATAGCGTGCGTGATTAAAAATTATCATTTCAGACGCTAATGCAGAGGAAATtgttaataattaatattgttAGAGGACGAACATGTGTTCTACCCATACGGTGTAGATGAGAGAATGAGGTTGACTCGTTTGTCATTTATGTGTTGGCGAATGGAGACGACAAAACTCTTGAGTCTTGTGCTGTGCAAATATATTATggagtaaaaaataaataaaaatatattatggGAATGGCTGGTTGTGAGCCTGTGACTGTGAGGGAATCTGAGGAGTTGAAGGAGATGTTAATCATCGCGTACTCTCTCTTGGGAACCACACTGGAAGTTTCATCACTCTTTGTttagtgagtgagtgagtgtgagagttTGGTGCTCCGCCGACAACCCCACTCCACTCTAAAACTGCCACTACAAGATTGTGTCCTCTCTATAGGAGAAGGAATGGGAAAATCAACACTAATATTATCCTATTAATATAAGAGAAGCTAAAGTAATCGATACCAATATAATAAACTTACATTaagaaaacaatatttttattatgggACTcaacttttcttattttgtacTGAAAGACAAATGAAAAGTGAATATTAAACTGATATTACAACaacatattaatgtaaattaatatttaatgtGGGTCCCTATGCAGTCGCTCACTTTGCTTATGATATATACAACCATTCAAGTACGATTGATTAAGAAGCGTGTAGCTTAAGGGGTTAAAATTATGCACTTGAAGTTCTATGTTCGATTATTCCTCCGTAACTTATcctttgtataaataaataaaaaaaatcaaacaatttcATCTAATAGAACATTTGTGTAGTGCCACCAGACATGTAgtacaaatcaaaatttggagATGGTGCATAAGaaaatttacaacaaaatatctaaattaTGCTAAGGTGTTAATAGAAGCCCTCAAAGGAATAAATGGGCTAGAATGGgacccaataaaaaaaatgtagccTATTTAATCCTgggataaaaaagaaagaaaggtagcccaatttgtttaatttatacCGAAAGCCCAAGGAAATTAGAAGGCCTGGCCCAATCtaaaaacaatcaaaatcagacataaaatgataaattcACGATGGCGGGAGCGCGCCTTTTGTTAACGAATCTCAAACCTTATTTGGGCGGGAGCTCAAATTTACTTGTCAGATATAAGTATCGTCACACCCACATTTCACCGCACACTTTACTCTTTTAGCGCTAATAAATTCCAAAAACCACATTCTATTTCCCGAACTACCACCCCCTCTGCCTCGCCCAATTTACCCTCTCTGCATCCTCCATGGATCACTCTCAGAAGCGAACCGTCACCACCAGACGAGGCTTGAAGCGGAAGCTCGAAGAAGAATTCAGAGAAGACGGGCCTGAAAATGAACCCGATCTCAACGTCCCGGCCGTCCAGCCCCGAGGCGTTTGCGAAGATCTGGAAAGTATGATTCGCCGCCGAGTCCAAACTCTCCAGTCCACCTTCTCTTCCTCCGAAGCAGATCGCCTCGCCGCCAAGACTGCCACTCGTGCCATCGCTTTAGTCGCCAAGAAAGGTAgcgtttttattattttttccacGGCTGTTCTTGTGGTTTTCTGGTTCTTTATCTTTGATCGAAAGGAAAGCGTGTGAGATTcttggggtttagggtttttaattttggtcaTTTGGTAATTTGCTTGCAGAGGAACATGTGAACCTCTTAGTAGAATGTGGAGCAGTTCCGGCCCTGGTTAAGCATCTACAGGCTCCGCCTCCAGAGAGAGGAGGCGATAACAGTCCGATTCCGTACGCGCATGAGGTCGAGAAAGACAGTGCTTTTGCGCTCGGGCTTATTGCCGTTAAGGTAATTTAACACTCTGTATATTCTCTCTGGCTGTGCTTGCTTTATCATTTCGAAGTTCATCTTAGAGCAGAGGAAACAAAGGTGTTTTACCTGTTTTTGTATCAATTTGTACTACGTGCAATCAATATTTTCGGGTCCTGTAAATCTTATGAGGGTTTTAATCAGCTAGGGCATTAATATTATGCAATTCTGAAACACTAACTTGtggtt
Proteins encoded:
- the LOC117636383 gene encoding probable inactive patatin-like protein 9, with translation MELSKVTLEIFTKLEQKWLSHCETTKKTRILSIDGGGTTGIVSGAALIHLEDQIRLKTGDSHAQISDFFDLIAGTGIGAVLAAMLVADDGSGHPLYTAREAVNSIAGKNSDLFKVRLAGVFRRRRRYSGSSMDKALTELLTREDGKVLTLKDTCKPLLIPCYDMKSSAPFVFSRADASESPSFNFELWKVCRATSATPSVFKPFSLSSEDGKTSCSAVDGGLVMNNPTAAAVTHVLNNKRDFPSVNGVEDLLVLSLGNGPLTGGKSQSNGESSVVDIVLDGVSETIDQMVGNAFCWNRTDYVRIQAFGLGSEGVVGPRSEEEVKVLKERGVESLPFGGKRLLTETNGDRIEGFVQRLVACGRSSLPPSPCKDSAVSPLSNGH